In the genome of Armatimonadota bacterium, the window TTCGAAACCCCGGAGGAATTCGAAGCGGTCTACAGCGACCACGCGCCGGTGCTGGTCGTTCTTGAGTGGCAGGGCTGAGTCAGGAGCGCGGACTCTCCATCCTGAGTGGATCGAAGGACCGCCCCCGACCATTGGACTCCTAGTCCAATGAACGCGAGCGACTGCCGGAACTCAAAGCGGGGATGCATCGGCGCACTCCCAAATCCCAACCCTGTGTCAAAAGGGCGAACGGCGCGATAGCCCGTGAGCCTCCGGCGCGATGTCGCAGGATCCATTCCTTCGTTGCTTCGACACGCTCAGCACAGGCCAAGCTCAGGACAGGCTCGCTCAAGATGACGTGCCACCCTCCAACCCGAACCAACCCGAACCGCCCCCAACGGTCATAATCAAACCAATTCGCGAGGTTTATAGAATGTCCGACAAACGCAACGATCTGACCCGCCGCTCTTTCCTCCGCACGAGCCTCGTCGGGATGGCCGCAGCCGGCGTCCCCGCATGGTTTGCGACCGAGGCCAAAGCCGCCGAGGCAGAGATGGTCTTCAAGCGGCCGAGGAAGATCGGGCCGAACGACACCATCAACCTCGGGCTGATCGGATGCGGCGGGCGCGGAGTGTCGGTCGCGCTTTGGCTCCACGGAAAGGAGGGCGCGCAGGTCGTCGCCGTCACCGACCCGGACGACGAGCGGGCGACTCGCAATGCATCCCCGCGCTTCGGCGAACAGTGCAAGAAGTACAGCCACTACAGCGAGCTGATCGCAGACCCCGCGGTCGACGCGGTGATCGTCGGCACGCCGGACCACTGGCACGCCAAGAACTCGATCGAGGCGATGATGGCCGGCAAGGACGTTTACTCCGAAAAGCCGATGACGCTGACGATCGACGAGGGCGAGCGTGTCGCCACGGCTGAGAGAATGTCCGGCCGCATCTTCCAGACCGGCACCCAACAGAGGAGCGACGGGCGCTTCAGGCTGGCCGTCGACCTGATCCGCAACGGGCGGATCGGAAACGTCAAGAGCGTGCAGACGCGCCTCGGCACCGGCCCAATCGGCGGTCCGTTCGAGCCGAAGCCCGTGCC includes:
- a CDS encoding Gfo/Idh/MocA family oxidoreductase encodes the protein MSDKRNDLTRRSFLRTSLVGMAAAGVPAWFATEAKAAEAEMVFKRPRKIGPNDTINLGLIGCGGRGVSVALWLHGKEGAQVVAVTDPDDERATRNASPRFGEQCKKYSHYSELIADPAVDAVIVGTPDHWHAKNSIEAMMAGKDVYSEKPMTLTIDEGERVATAERMSGRIFQTGTQQRSDGRFRLAVDLIRNGRIGNVKSVQTRLGTGPIGGPFEPKPVPDFLDWNLWLGPAPWVDYCEERAHYKFRWWHEHSGGKLTDWGAHHNDIVQWALDRDGDGPATVRATGVSQPTVGMFSYSAFPEFSIDFEYPDGVTLNCTDAGENGIRFEGDEGWLFVSRGKIEASDQKIIDDPLPESAPRVYVSNDHAQNFLDCVRTRKETICPAHVGHSSVTVCHLANLSLKLGGRQLQWDSLLQRFRGDAQANSMVKRDWRDY